A stretch of the Theileria equi strain WA chromosome 1, complete sequence genome encodes the following:
- a CDS encoding hypothetical protein (encoded by transcript BEWA_030440A) — protein MVTGRRKSALYADDKGGDTIKPSGGYEEGVDYKETMEEEERESMDYIDRMAFDVPDSTQDESNQSTDGYFDWKGIADDSTPEKESVSEKGIEISAVPDASQDDVIKTANVDGKKVNDVEVGNRPIKSGSGMDMDFQVEDYELGVTNGRLNEWPLEWVPGEKVCGFFPILIDEYSLNPSPLQIGFEEPIRFRGKHVESTFNSIVDKVGDKEVFGMCFLNPNSGQLAPLAVYAELLSKKTIVDGGGESLEVVGRVLGRVLINKILLEEPFIKAKICPMEDKPGLENPDNIPKIVDEITNLYGLCNELEAQIMELIEQPYAVIRINNRKPLFNIIDERLGKFMVDPKAVNQGFAQIAAYAAFDHHLSACERYDALVMQNSEDRLRFVRDHLKIKIRQLTILKNAPRDRLEDLVKHFRDIRYSEESARDAGKAIADKYSVDLGLDQ, from the exons ATGGTTACAGGGAGACGTAAATCTGCCCTTTACGCGGATGATAAAGGCGGGGATACAATAAAGCCGTCTGGCGGGTATGAAGAGGGAGTGGACTACAAGGAAACTATGGAAGAGGAGGAACGGGAGAGTATGGATTACATTGACAGAATGGCTTTTGATGTCCCAGATTCTACGCAAGATGAATCAAACCAGAGCACAGATGGATACTTTGACTGGAAGGGAATCGCTGATGATTCCACACCCGAAAAAGAGAGCGTTTCTGAGAAGGGCATAGAGATTTCGGCAGTGCCGGATGCATCGCAAGATGATGTTATAAAGACCGCAAATGTGGATGGTAAAAAAGTTAATGATGTAGAAGTCGGTAACAGACCAATCAAGAGTGGGTCTGGTATGGACATGGATTTTCAAGTAGAAGATTATGAACTCGGAGTTACAAATGGTCGTCTTAATGAATGGCCCTTGGAATGGGTTCCTGGCGAGAAAGTCTGTGGATTCTTTCCTATTTTGATAGACGAATACTCTCTGAACCCATCTCCGCTACAGATTGGATTCGAGGAGCCAATAAGGTTCCGTGGAAAGCATGTAGAGAGTACCTTTAACTCTATAGTAGACAAGGTTGGAGACAAGGAG GTGTTTGGAATGTGTTTTCTCAATCCAAACTCTGGTCAATTGGCTCCACTGGCCGTCTACGCCGAGCTTTTGTCCAAGAAGACCATAGTAGACGGTGGAGGTGAGAGTCTGGAAGTGGTTGGTCGTGTTTTGGGAAGAGTTTTGATCAACAAGATACTGCTCGAGGAGCCATTTATCAAGGCAAAAATCTGTCCGATGGAGGACAAACCAGGCCTAGAAAATCCCGATAACATTCCCAAGATTGTTGACGAAATTACAAATCTGTACGGACTCTGCAATGAGCTTGAGGCTCAAATTATGGAGCTCATAGAACAGCCATACGCCGTTATTAGGATCAATAACAGGAAACCTCTATTCAATATTATCGATGAACGACTTGGCAAGTTTATGGTTGACCCAAAGGCAGTTAATCAAGGCTTTGCTCAGATCGCCGCCTATGCAGCATTTGACCATCACCTCAGTGCCTGTGAAAGATACGATGCTCTGGTCATGCAAAACTCGGAAGATCGACTTCGCTTTGTCAGAGACCACCTCAAGATCAAGATTAGACAGCTCACCATTCTGAAGAACGCCCCTAGGGATCGTCTCGAGGATCTTGTCAAGCATTTTAGAGACATTAGATACTCCGAGGAGTCTGCAAGAGATGCTGGCAAAGCGATCGCAGACAAGTACTCCGTGGACCTTGGACTTGACCAGTGA